Proteins encoded by one window of Candidatus Eisenbacteria bacterium:
- a CDS encoding glycosyltransferase family 4 protein: MDRIGGVERYTYDLARGLHELGHEVHVVARGSVPIRRDGLGFTIHGIAPTDLDDRIGFSSHPVCSTNARFAVAAARRIAALQREGIAFDVVHASNWNACGLGVLCARLAPLVLMLVTPLSEIMGGHGWEPTDDLRHAVALDRWQVENADAVCCPSWGVLDVYEETMGLSLRGRPTMYRTPLGVAPTPASPVAGRGRKRLLFVGRLEQRKGIHVLLAVLPRLLAAHPDWECDLVGDDSVVAPGTDATFRATFEAGPVGSWRDRVHFRGPVADQELARFFASCDVFVAPSLFESFGLIYPEAMQYGKPVVGCRTGGIPEVVRDGVDGLLVPPDDAEALAGALDRLMSDAALRERLGDAARTSVRERFDHRAMAAGLVAVYERVAAGGRAGRRARLGRSSDPAVDRILETIAAHVAGVPAADGSTAVPLRTHRIRELLEGARTEPIGGRLAWLKKLVCWFTASAFDRQAKAQEALLAALVEVEQEMARLRIDEGEVEGSRRPTSGSFDASEIVTMKRR, encoded by the coding sequence GTGGATCGGATCGGAGGGGTCGAGCGGTACACCTACGATCTCGCGCGCGGCCTCCACGAGCTGGGCCACGAGGTGCACGTCGTCGCGCGCGGGAGCGTGCCGATCCGGCGCGACGGGCTTGGGTTCACGATCCATGGGATCGCACCCACGGATCTGGACGACCGTATCGGGTTCTCGTCGCATCCCGTGTGCAGCACGAACGCCCGCTTCGCAGTGGCGGCCGCCCGGCGCATCGCCGCGCTGCAGAGAGAGGGCATCGCGTTCGACGTCGTGCACGCGTCCAACTGGAACGCGTGTGGGTTGGGCGTGCTGTGCGCGCGTCTGGCGCCGCTCGTCCTGATGCTCGTCACCCCACTCAGCGAGATCATGGGCGGCCACGGCTGGGAGCCGACCGACGATCTCCGCCACGCCGTCGCGCTCGACCGCTGGCAGGTCGAGAACGCCGACGCAGTGTGCTGTCCGTCGTGGGGTGTCCTCGACGTGTACGAGGAGACGATGGGCCTCTCGCTGCGGGGCCGACCGACCATGTACCGCACGCCCCTCGGGGTCGCTCCCACGCCGGCGTCGCCCGTCGCGGGAAGAGGGCGGAAGCGGCTGCTGTTCGTGGGGCGTCTCGAGCAGCGCAAGGGCATTCACGTCCTGCTCGCGGTGCTCCCGCGGCTGCTCGCCGCCCATCCGGATTGGGAGTGCGACCTCGTCGGCGACGACAGTGTCGTCGCTCCTGGGACGGACGCGACGTTTCGCGCGACGTTCGAAGCCGGGCCGGTCGGATCATGGAGGGATCGCGTCCACTTCCGTGGGCCGGTCGCGGATCAGGAGCTCGCGCGCTTCTTTGCATCGTGCGACGTCTTCGTGGCGCCGTCGCTCTTCGAGTCGTTCGGTCTCATCTACCCGGAGGCGATGCAGTACGGAAAGCCGGTGGTCGGGTGTCGCACCGGTGGCATTCCCGAGGTGGTGCGCGACGGCGTGGACGGACTCCTGGTGCCGCCGGACGACGCCGAGGCGCTGGCGGGAGCGCTCGACCGTCTCATGTCGGACGCAGCGCTCCGCGAGCGCCTGGGCGACGCGGCGAGGACGAGCGTGCGGGAACGCTTCGACCACCGCGCGATGGCGGCCGGGCTAGTCGCGGTCTACGAGCGCGTCGCAGCGGGCGGGCGCGCGGGTCGACGCGCACGCCTCGGCCGATCGAGCGATCCTGCCGTCGACCGCATCCTCGAAACGATCGCCGCACACGTGGCCGGCGTCCCGGCTGCCGATGGATCGACGGCGGTCCCGCTTCGCACGCATCGCATTCGCGAGTTGCTCGAGGGTGCTCGCACCGAGCCGATCGGCGGCCGACTCGCCTGGCTGAAGAAGCTCGTCTGCTGGTTCACCGCGTCGGCGTTCGACCGACAGGCGAAAGCGCAGGAGGCGCTGCTCGCCGCCCTCGTGGAGGTCGAGCAGGAGATGGCCCGACTGCGCATCGACGAGGGCGAGGTGGAAGGGAGCAGACGTCCGACGAGCGGCTCCTTTGACGCTTCGGAAATCGTGACGATGAAGCGCCGGTGA
- a CDS encoding acyltransferase, with the protein MDDPRVDGLRRLGARIGQAVFLGADVYVEPDFASLLTIEDGVVLARGVSILLHDSALNNALGEPVKFGRVVLRSECYVGANATILCGVEIGAHAVVGAGSLVTSDVPAGAVAYGHPARVHGTAAALAAKHRRLRETSDRFHYLDIEPWREHRSGDALTRAVEKIGTFVGRIPDRKSRS; encoded by the coding sequence ATGGATGATCCGCGGGTCGACGGCCTGCGCCGCCTGGGGGCGCGCATCGGGCAGGCCGTGTTCCTCGGCGCGGACGTGTACGTCGAGCCCGATTTTGCTTCGCTGCTCACCATCGAGGACGGCGTCGTGCTCGCTCGCGGGGTGTCGATCCTCCTCCACGACTCGGCGCTGAACAACGCGCTGGGCGAGCCGGTGAAGTTCGGGCGCGTCGTGCTGCGGTCGGAGTGTTACGTGGGCGCCAACGCGACCATCCTGTGCGGCGTCGAGATAGGCGCGCACGCGGTGGTCGGCGCCGGGTCGCTCGTCACCTCCGACGTCCCCGCCGGCGCCGTCGCCTATGGGCATCCCGCACGCGTCCACGGGACCGCGGCAGCACTGGCGGCGAAGCACCGCCGGCTCCGCGAGACGAGCGACCGTTTCCACTATCTGGACATCGAGCCGTGGCGCGAGCATCGTTCCGGAGACGCGCTCACGCGTGCGGTCGAGAAGATCGGGACCTTCGTCGGCCGCATACCGGACCGGAAGAGCCGTTCCTGA
- a CDS encoding Wzt carbohydrate-binding domain-containing protein: MREAQNGEIVSEAAVETSAGAARSAVPPDDAVLPQLAGDLDLSADGLFLRGIWPWFTLREGEAFGRYTNDPRALAAFRTAGTLLELTFGCGPDASPVDVSIDGQPRRTDLHAITARPQTYRFALAPGPHIVAIAPAERPGARVTLVSWLGGRVHASPALAFRSDPRLGSTDSEVGRYGNGRARLTAVEVLDWVTQEPVSEIAFGQRVRLRLHAERLAPVSGRIEFSYIVRDRNRVDILGTTTIDERVRLDASASRLVVEFAFDVRLGPGSYSVLAAVVECSEDLTRRIPMDQIDIAAVFNVGGDPQRPVWYVYHEPVAVAAATFEGDAPHG; encoded by the coding sequence ATGCGCGAGGCGCAGAACGGGGAGATCGTCTCCGAGGCAGCGGTCGAGACGTCCGCCGGAGCCGCCCGGTCCGCCGTGCCGCCGGACGACGCCGTGCTCCCGCAGCTCGCCGGCGATCTCGATCTGTCGGCCGACGGGCTCTTTCTGCGCGGCATCTGGCCCTGGTTCACGCTTCGCGAGGGCGAGGCTTTCGGTCGCTACACGAACGACCCTCGCGCCCTTGCCGCCTTCCGGACGGCGGGAACGCTCCTCGAGCTGACCTTCGGGTGCGGCCCCGACGCGAGCCCGGTCGACGTGAGCATCGACGGCCAGCCCCGTCGCACCGACCTCCATGCGATCACCGCGCGTCCCCAGACCTATCGCTTCGCGCTCGCACCGGGGCCGCACATCGTGGCGATCGCCCCCGCCGAGCGCCCGGGTGCTCGGGTCACCCTCGTGTCGTGGCTCGGCGGGCGCGTTCACGCCTCGCCGGCGCTCGCCTTCCGATCGGACCCGCGTCTCGGCTCGACCGACAGCGAAGTCGGACGGTACGGAAACGGGCGAGCCCGGCTCACGGCCGTCGAGGTCCTCGACTGGGTCACGCAGGAGCCCGTGTCCGAGATCGCCTTCGGCCAGCGCGTGCGGCTGCGACTGCATGCGGAACGGCTCGCACCGGTCAGCGGTCGGATCGAGTTCTCCTACATCGTCCGCGATCGCAATCGCGTGGACATCCTCGGGACGACGACCATCGACGAGCGCGTGCGGCTGGACGCATCGGCGTCACGGCTCGTGGTCGAGTTCGCGTTCGACGTGCGGCTGGGTCCCGGCTCGTACTCCGTTCTGGCTGCGGTCGTCGAGTGCTCCGAGGACCTCACGCGGCGCATTCCGATGGATCAGATCGACATCGCTGCGGTGTTCAACGTGGGCGGGGATCCCCAGCGTCCGGTGTGGTACGTCTACCACGAGCCCGTCGCGGTCGCCGCGGCCACGTTCGAAGGGGATGCCCCGCATGGATGA
- a CDS encoding glycosyltransferase has protein sequence MRIWLLTSELPPETAGGIATYVDGYARLLAARGHEVTIFNGGVPSRQRRAAAGITVVDLGGRGVRDDPNPYDVLSPPAAMSYEIATRVLQHAADVGAPGVIESQEYLALPYYLLQRKLTERTCLGTTPIVVHLHSPRFGIAQANQEPRFKLPDYWTGQMEKFCVVAADALVSPSHYLAAWVRRAIGRDLEIACVPYPLVLGERPVVRPRPGELVAVGRLEPRKGVLPLVQACDRLWDSGHTFRLTLVGGDLGYAPRATTVHGYLRKLYGRWFADGRLRWSDAVPRPEALRLMSEAWAVLVPSVWENFPNTCMEAMGMGQVVLASTAGGQAEMIADGGIAGFVFDWTLEGDFERKLGDVLSLDAAGHARIGSAARARIEALCAPETVLAARVEHYERARVARETRRLFPTTTTRPAPAPGAAAGEQRGLLSIVIPFYNLGAYLPETLASVEASTYTPREVVIVDDGSDDPASRALAEQLEGDTRYRVVRTRNQGLGPTRNAGAAAARGEFIAFVDADDLVEREFFGRCVDVLQRFENVGFVYSWVRYFGTHAGIWPTWNAELPYLLGHNMLNPFVVARRAWFLRHGQNRKEMEHGLEDHESWLRLVLAGALGVSLPHALVRYRIRPESMFRQMRSDAFLYSHEMLANLHPDVYREWGPELTNLLNANGPSWKWNHPDVEPDLPWGVSSRYDAELGGRLVERFRRSAAGRLLLRSANLRRGVRRLLGV, from the coding sequence ATGCGCATCTGGTTGCTGACGTCGGAGCTCCCGCCCGAGACCGCCGGCGGCATCGCGACCTACGTCGACGGCTACGCACGGCTGCTCGCCGCGCGCGGGCACGAGGTCACGATCTTCAACGGCGGCGTACCGAGCCGACAGCGTCGAGCCGCGGCCGGGATCACCGTAGTGGATCTAGGGGGCCGTGGGGTGCGCGACGATCCCAATCCCTACGACGTGCTCTCGCCGCCAGCCGCGATGAGCTACGAGATCGCGACGCGGGTCCTGCAGCACGCAGCGGACGTCGGAGCGCCGGGGGTCATCGAATCGCAGGAGTATCTCGCGCTGCCGTACTACCTCCTGCAGCGCAAGCTCACCGAGCGGACCTGTCTCGGCACGACGCCGATCGTCGTCCACCTTCACAGCCCCCGCTTCGGCATCGCGCAGGCGAACCAGGAGCCACGCTTCAAGCTCCCCGACTACTGGACCGGGCAGATGGAGAAGTTCTGCGTGGTCGCCGCCGACGCGCTCGTCTCGCCGAGCCACTACCTCGCGGCCTGGGTCCGGCGTGCGATCGGACGCGACCTCGAGATCGCGTGCGTGCCGTATCCCCTCGTGCTCGGCGAGCGACCGGTCGTCCGTCCGCGACCAGGCGAGCTGGTCGCCGTGGGCCGCCTGGAGCCGCGCAAGGGCGTGTTGCCGCTGGTCCAGGCGTGCGACCGCCTGTGGGACAGCGGCCACACGTTTCGGTTGACGCTCGTGGGTGGCGATCTGGGCTACGCACCACGGGCGACGACGGTTCATGGGTATCTGCGCAAGCTGTACGGACGTTGGTTCGCCGACGGCCGTCTCCGTTGGTCCGATGCCGTTCCGCGGCCCGAGGCGCTGCGGCTCATGAGCGAGGCGTGGGCGGTCCTCGTGCCGTCGGTGTGGGAGAACTTCCCGAACACCTGCATGGAAGCGATGGGGATGGGGCAGGTCGTCCTGGCGTCCACCGCCGGCGGGCAAGCCGAAATGATCGCCGACGGCGGCATCGCCGGTTTCGTGTTCGATTGGACGCTCGAAGGCGACTTCGAACGCAAGCTCGGCGACGTCCTCTCGCTCGACGCTGCGGGGCATGCGCGGATCGGGTCGGCGGCGCGCGCCCGGATCGAGGCGTTGTGTGCACCCGAGACGGTGTTGGCGGCACGCGTGGAGCACTACGAGCGCGCACGCGTCGCGCGCGAGACCCGCCGTCTCTTTCCGACGACGACGACACGACCGGCACCTGCGCCCGGCGCCGCCGCCGGCGAGCAGAGGGGCCTCCTGTCGATCGTGATTCCCTTCTACAACTTGGGCGCCTACCTGCCCGAGACGCTCGCGAGCGTGGAGGCCTCGACGTACACCCCGCGCGAGGTCGTGATCGTCGACGACGGTAGCGACGATCCAGCGAGCCGGGCGCTCGCGGAGCAGCTCGAAGGCGATACGCGCTACCGGGTCGTCCGGACGAGAAATCAGGGCCTCGGTCCCACGCGCAACGCCGGGGCGGCCGCCGCGCGCGGGGAATTCATCGCGTTCGTCGACGCGGATGACCTGGTCGAGCGCGAGTTCTTCGGTCGGTGCGTCGACGTACTCCAGCGGTTCGAGAACGTCGGCTTCGTGTACTCGTGGGTGCGGTACTTCGGCACGCACGCCGGGATCTGGCCGACGTGGAATGCCGAGCTGCCCTATCTCCTCGGGCACAACATGCTGAACCCGTTCGTGGTCGCGCGCCGCGCGTGGTTCCTCCGCCACGGGCAGAATCGGAAGGAAATGGAGCACGGCCTGGAGGATCACGAATCGTGGCTGCGGCTCGTCCTGGCGGGGGCGCTGGGCGTCAGCCTTCCTCACGCGCTCGTCCGCTATCGGATTCGGCCGGAGTCGATGTTCCGCCAGATGCGCTCCGACGCCTTCCTCTACTCGCACGAGATGCTGGCGAACCTGCATCCCGACGTGTACCGCGAATGGGGCCCGGAGCTCACGAATCTGCTCAACGCGAACGGACCGAGCTGGAAGTGGAACCATCCCGACGTCGAGCCCGACCTTCCGTGGGGCGTGTCGTCTCGATACGACGCCGAGCTGGGCGGTCGTCTCGTCGAGCGCTTCCGGCGCTCCGCCGCGGGCCGGCTCCTCCTCCGATCGGCGAATCTCAGGCGGGGCGTGCGGCGATTGCTCGGCGTGTGA
- a CDS encoding glycosyltransferase produces MAVASVVICTHNRADLVAHAVGAALPQVRACGGEVIVVDNASTDATPTVLRDVSRTYGDAVRIVEEPRLGLSVARNRGLHAARGDVVAYLDDDAVPRPGWLAALVAPYDDPKVVAVGGRIVLRFAGAPPPWLSTEIYAALSAYDLGPIAGPVRYGHATYPFGANISFRVAAARAAGGFSSTVGPLGRHQLVHDETDLCYRLEHAGGVVWYTPDAVVDHHVVPERLSPRWMLRRHWAGGQSAAVFILRNRGVLRAVWRLWWLYWGALTALPYDTREPIDPGRFAHECRRREALGYVTGLVRALPRLAELRRDLAA; encoded by the coding sequence TTGGCCGTCGCGAGCGTCGTCATCTGCACCCACAACCGCGCCGATCTCGTCGCCCACGCCGTCGGCGCGGCGCTGCCGCAGGTGCGCGCGTGCGGCGGCGAGGTGATCGTGGTCGACAACGCCTCGACCGACGCGACGCCGACGGTGCTGCGCGACGTCAGCCGCACGTACGGCGACGCCGTCCGCATCGTCGAGGAGCCGCGGCTCGGCCTGTCCGTGGCGCGGAACCGTGGCCTGCACGCGGCGCGCGGTGACGTCGTCGCCTACCTCGACGACGACGCCGTGCCGCGCCCCGGCTGGCTCGCCGCGCTGGTCGCGCCGTACGACGATCCGAAGGTGGTGGCGGTCGGCGGCCGCATCGTGCTGCGCTTCGCGGGCGCGCCGCCGCCATGGCTCTCGACCGAGATCTACGCCGCGCTCTCCGCGTACGATCTCGGGCCGATCGCGGGGCCCGTCCGCTACGGCCATGCGACCTATCCATTCGGCGCCAACATCTCGTTCCGCGTCGCGGCCGCGCGCGCGGCCGGCGGCTTCTCGTCCACCGTCGGCCCGCTCGGCCGCCACCAGCTCGTGCACGACGAGACCGACCTCTGCTACCGCCTCGAGCACGCGGGCGGCGTCGTGTGGTACACTCCGGATGCCGTCGTCGACCATCACGTCGTCCCCGAGCGGCTGTCGCCGCGCTGGATGCTGCGGCGGCACTGGGCCGGCGGGCAGTCGGCCGCCGTCTTCATCCTGCGCAACCGCGGCGTGCTGCGCGCGGTCTGGCGCCTGTGGTGGCTGTACTGGGGCGCGCTGACCGCGTTGCCGTACGACACCCGCGAGCCGATCGATCCGGGCCGCTTCGCACACGAGTGCCGGCGCCGCGAGGCGCTCGGCTACGTCACCGGGCTGGTCCGCGCCCTCCCGCGCCTGGCCGAGCTGCGTCGCGACCTCGCGGCATGA
- a CDS encoding glycosyltransferase codes for MSDPVVSVVTPVLDAGRDLADALGSVAAQTFTQWEHVVVDDGSTDGETARILERARTRPGVTVIRTENRGPAAARNLAIERARGRYVLPLDADDHLAPAFLAKTVPVLDSQPAIGVVHTWVALVGGHQGVWKTGPFELPALLARCTVHVTCLFRRSLWADVGGFDSRYVESAEDWDFWIGVAGRGTRAVCVPEVLAYYRRTARSRERAARAPGVSGKLMRQLAEKHRALYEAHLPDALGLVYDELARVSDTLERIYAHPAARLALRLRDAVRKRDEP; via the coding sequence ATGAGCGATCCCGTCGTCTCGGTCGTGACGCCCGTGCTCGACGCCGGGCGCGACCTCGCCGACGCGCTCGGCAGCGTCGCGGCGCAGACGTTCACGCAGTGGGAGCACGTCGTCGTCGACGACGGCTCGACCGACGGCGAGACGGCGCGCATCCTCGAGCGCGCCCGCACGCGCCCGGGAGTGACGGTGATCCGCACCGAGAACCGCGGGCCCGCCGCGGCGCGCAACCTCGCCATCGAGCGCGCGCGCGGGCGGTACGTCCTCCCGCTCGACGCCGACGACCATCTGGCGCCGGCGTTCCTGGCGAAGACCGTGCCCGTCCTCGATTCGCAGCCGGCGATCGGGGTGGTGCATACGTGGGTCGCGCTCGTCGGCGGCCATCAGGGCGTGTGGAAGACCGGGCCGTTCGAGCTCCCCGCCCTTCTCGCCCGCTGCACCGTGCACGTGACGTGTCTCTTCCGCCGGAGCCTGTGGGCCGACGTCGGCGGCTTCGACTCGCGATACGTCGAGAGCGCCGAGGACTGGGATTTCTGGATCGGCGTCGCGGGGCGGGGCACGAGAGCCGTCTGCGTGCCGGAGGTCCTCGCCTACTACCGCCGCACGGCGCGCAGTCGCGAGCGCGCCGCGCGTGCGCCGGGCGTCTCGGGCAAGCTCATGCGGCAGCTCGCCGAGAAGCACCGGGCCCTCTATGAAGCCCATCTGCCGGACGCGCTGGGGCTCGTCTACGACGAGCTCGCGCGCGTCAGCGACACGCTCGAGCGGATCTACGCCCATCCGGCGGCGCGGCTCGCGCTCCGCCTGCGCGACGCGGTCCGCAAGCGCGACGAGCCATGA
- a CDS encoding sulfatase, which translates to MSRALPIACTLAVLAGMLGVAGLDAWREAVAQGWIEDGYRHLVADAFWDRFDHVAPIGLGVLVGLLLLVAAMRRRVSAWRELAVPLVLVAFVAGSRGIAQAYDLFRGRGPNVVLISIDTLRADRLGTYGYGRPISPALDARLSAEGVVFEDAWSQSPKTTPSHMTMLTSLYPSVHGVPLWMGAGAAPALNPRVVTLAEVLKNAGYATAAFTGGAHMHRDRGFGQGFDVYKHGDQLSRTLAFLDARGRQPFFLFFHTYEVHDPYTPPPEVAARWASDPVPAIADAVAKVRDGVSGWPQAHKIFWQPVDPTDARHVRYVSDLYDAGINKMDAGTLPALLSKLDALGLANDTLVVFTSDHGEAFQEHGTFLHEDLHVETLHVPLVLRFPQRLPAGLRVRTPARLLDVTPTILDLVGLPIPAQAEGVSLARIARDRPDAAVPDVVFSEYSDDATGRVFESIRREPWVLVRDGAAVQLFDASRDGGERRDRAAADPARVAALRTELDQWHDASRRLAQRYGPRAGDVAAPSKETVDQLRALGYVE; encoded by the coding sequence ATGAGCCGCGCCCTGCCGATCGCCTGCACGCTCGCCGTGCTCGCGGGCATGCTCGGCGTCGCCGGGCTCGACGCCTGGCGCGAGGCCGTGGCGCAGGGCTGGATCGAGGACGGCTACCGCCATCTGGTCGCCGACGCGTTCTGGGACCGCTTCGACCACGTGGCGCCGATCGGGCTGGGCGTGCTCGTCGGGCTGCTGCTCCTGGTGGCCGCGATGCGCCGCCGCGTGTCGGCGTGGCGCGAGCTCGCCGTGCCGCTCGTCCTGGTCGCCTTCGTCGCGGGCAGCCGCGGGATCGCCCAGGCGTACGATCTCTTCCGTGGTCGCGGCCCGAACGTCGTCCTCATCTCCATCGACACGCTGCGCGCCGATCGGCTGGGCACGTACGGCTACGGGCGCCCGATCAGCCCGGCGCTCGACGCCCGCCTCTCGGCCGAGGGCGTCGTGTTCGAGGACGCGTGGAGCCAGTCGCCGAAGACGACGCCGTCGCACATGACGATGCTCACCTCCCTCTATCCGTCGGTGCACGGCGTTCCCCTGTGGATGGGAGCCGGTGCCGCGCCTGCCCTCAATCCGCGCGTCGTGACGCTCGCCGAGGTCCTGAAGAATGCGGGCTACGCGACCGCCGCATTCACCGGCGGCGCGCACATGCACCGCGATCGCGGCTTCGGCCAGGGCTTCGACGTCTACAAGCACGGCGATCAGTTGAGCCGCACCCTCGCGTTCCTCGACGCGCGGGGCCGGCAGCCGTTCTTCCTCTTCTTCCACACCTACGAGGTGCACGATCCGTACACGCCGCCGCCCGAGGTGGCGGCGCGCTGGGCGTCGGACCCGGTGCCCGCGATCGCCGACGCGGTGGCGAAGGTTCGCGACGGCGTCTCGGGGTGGCCGCAGGCGCACAAGATCTTCTGGCAGCCGGTCGACCCGACCGACGCTCGGCACGTCCGCTACGTGTCCGACCTCTACGACGCCGGCATCAACAAGATGGACGCCGGCACGCTCCCGGCGCTCCTCTCGAAGCTGGACGCCCTCGGCCTCGCGAACGACACGCTCGTCGTCTTCACGTCCGACCACGGCGAGGCGTTCCAGGAGCACGGCACGTTCCTGCACGAGGACCTGCACGTCGAGACGCTGCACGTGCCGCTCGTGCTCCGCTTCCCGCAGCGGCTGCCGGCGGGCCTGCGGGTGAGGACGCCGGCGCGCCTCCTCGACGTGACGCCGACGATCCTGGACCTCGTGGGCCTTCCCATCCCGGCGCAGGCCGAGGGCGTGAGCCTCGCTCGCATCGCACGCGACCGCCCGGACGCGGCGGTCCCGGACGTCGTCTTCTCGGAGTACAGCGACGACGCGACGGGCCGGGTCTTCGAGAGCATCCGCCGCGAGCCGTGGGTGCTGGTCCGCGACGGTGCCGCCGTGCAGCTCTTCGATGCCAGCAGGGACGGCGGCGAGCGCCGCGACCGCGCCGCGGCCGATCCCGCGCGCGTGGCCGCTCTGCGTACCGAGCTCGACCAGTGGCACGACGCCAGCCGGCGCCTCGCCCAGCGCTACGGCCCGCGCGCCGGCGACGTCGCGGCGCCGTCGAAGGAGACGGTCGACCAGCTCCGCGCGCTCGGCTACGTCGAGTGA
- a CDS encoding glycosyltransferase gives MPRVSIVLATHNQARWLPETIASVRAQTLTDWELLLVDDGSTDDTAEVAARAVTDKRIRYLPGARRERAAARNRGIAAAKSNLVAFLDGDDLWHPEKLARQTAALEAVPDAGLCYTVARYVDAAGARLRIRRPPVPLEGEIFPALMRANRMILASVLVRQSALDEAGAFDERLPVFGCEDWDLWLRIARFFPVVAVRDELTYYRRHAGNTARARVLESGLAVVDKHYADPTTPAIARLSCSAARARLLWYHAGAAVEDRRTTGLALAARAVAAAPSSLASRPAAGALATLALPKLVLRALGRLPG, from the coding sequence GTGCCGCGCGTCAGCATAGTCCTCGCGACCCACAACCAGGCCCGCTGGCTTCCCGAGACGATCGCCAGCGTGCGCGCGCAGACGCTCACCGACTGGGAGCTGCTTCTGGTCGACGACGGCTCGACCGACGACACCGCCGAGGTCGCCGCGCGCGCCGTCACCGACAAGCGCATCCGCTATCTCCCGGGTGCGCGGCGCGAGCGCGCCGCCGCTCGCAATCGCGGCATCGCCGCCGCCAAGTCGAATCTGGTCGCCTTCCTCGACGGCGACGACCTCTGGCATCCCGAGAAGCTCGCGCGCCAGACGGCCGCGCTCGAGGCCGTGCCGGACGCCGGGCTCTGCTACACCGTCGCGCGCTACGTCGACGCGGCCGGGGCGCGGCTCCGCATCCGGCGGCCGCCCGTCCCGCTCGAGGGCGAGATCTTCCCCGCGCTCATGCGAGCGAATCGCATGATCCTCGCTTCCGTTCTGGTGCGGCAGTCGGCCCTCGACGAGGCGGGCGCCTTCGACGAGCGGCTTCCGGTCTTCGGCTGCGAGGACTGGGATCTCTGGCTGCGCATCGCGCGGTTCTTCCCGGTCGTCGCGGTGCGGGACGAGCTCACGTACTACCGGCGCCACGCGGGCAACACCGCGCGCGCACGCGTGCTCGAGAGCGGCCTCGCCGTCGTCGACAAGCACTACGCCGACCCGACGACGCCGGCGATCGCGCGCCTCTCCTGCAGCGCGGCGCGTGCCCGGCTGCTGTGGTACCACGCCGGCGCGGCGGTGGAGGACCGCCGGACGACCGGGCTCGCGCTCGCTGCGCGCGCGGTCGCCGCCGCGCCGTCGTCGCTCGCGAGCCGTCCCGCCGCGGGCGCGCTCGCGACGCTCGCGCTCCCCAAGCTCGTGCTTCGCGCGCTCGGCCGGTTGCCCGGTTGA
- a CDS encoding phytanoyl-CoA dioxygenase family protein, translating into MRSLLFGGTPSWQRHPNRLPWFDQPDAMDEAIRRARSADERATLESWVRDGYVVLRDVLEPADIDAMITTLDGLWDAPAPIANLDLLDLRDAPDAPPRAVPHTTLLGLPQEQRARMRAHSDWRIHGFHYVNAPAHRIFHSERLRAAVTQILGRRARPFAAINFMAGSQQHLHQDMAVFHIYPHNLLVGAWIACEDIKPESGPLVIYAGSHRAGMFPGFTDYPQTNLRTVDATTAASYQSWVDDLATRFARHEFLARKGEVLLWHGMLIHGGAPVGRRGTSRKSFVLHYTVRGADRAREVRGPFNW; encoded by the coding sequence GTGCGAAGCCTTCTCTTCGGCGGCACGCCGTCCTGGCAGCGCCATCCGAACCGGCTCCCGTGGTTCGACCAGCCCGACGCGATGGACGAGGCGATCCGCCGCGCCCGGAGCGCGGACGAGCGCGCGACGCTCGAGAGTTGGGTGCGCGACGGCTACGTCGTGCTGCGCGACGTCCTCGAACCGGCCGACATCGACGCGATGATCACGACGCTCGACGGCCTGTGGGACGCGCCGGCGCCGATCGCGAACCTCGACCTGCTCGATCTGCGCGATGCGCCCGACGCCCCGCCCCGGGCCGTGCCACACACGACTCTGCTCGGGCTCCCGCAAGAGCAGCGCGCCCGCATGCGCGCCCACTCCGACTGGCGCATCCACGGCTTCCATTACGTGAACGCGCCCGCCCACCGGATCTTCCACAGCGAGCGCCTGCGCGCCGCGGTGACCCAGATCCTGGGACGCCGCGCACGGCCGTTCGCCGCCATCAACTTCATGGCCGGCAGCCAGCAGCACCTGCACCAGGACATGGCCGTCTTCCACATCTATCCGCACAACCTCCTCGTCGGCGCATGGATCGCGTGCGAGGACATCAAGCCCGAGAGCGGTCCGCTCGTCATCTACGCGGGCTCGCACCGGGCGGGGATGTTCCCCGGGTTCACCGACTACCCGCAGACGAACCTCCGCACCGTCGACGCCACCACCGCGGCGTCCTATCAATCGTGGGTCGACGACCTCGCGACGCGCTTCGCACGCCACGAGTTCCTCGCCCGCAAGGGCGAGGTCCTGCTCTGGCACGGCATGCTGATCCACGGCGGCGCCCCGGTCGGCCGCCGCGGCACGTCGCGCAAGTCGTTCGTCCTCCACTACACCGTACGCGGCGCGGATCGGGCGCGCGAGGTCCGTGGTCCGTTCAACTGGTAG